ACAGGCAAAGAAGAGTCTGAATTTGGCCAGGCTATGAAGATGTATCCTGGAGAGAGATGAGGGGAAAAAGGCGCTGGTTGGACGTATGGCCTCAGGTCAGAGTATCAAGGAGGATGAAGCAGGTGCTTCTCGTCCTCGCTATATCTATTTATAGAGGCCGGGCCAGGCAGCCAAAGCCCTCTGCCTGAAGCGCAGAGCACAGAGAAACACCATGTGTCATTTCTCCCACTGGCATTTTCTAAAGGGCTTGCCTAGCAAGGACACCTACTCATTTGCTTGAGTTTAACTCATAGAAGGGAAGTAAACATCCTAGACACAGCCCAGATGGGACACAGATGTGAGAAAAACATATTGACCTCGGAATTTTCAAGATCTCATCAACTGCTTAGGTTAAGGGAGAATGAAaatgagagatggggagagggagagagagagagagagagagagagagagagagggagagagatattAGGCAATTTTATAAGTTTTCTTTCCCTAAGAATCCTGAGTCAAATTTAATCACAGAAGACTTCCCAGAAAGTTCCAGTGTATTCCATCATACGGGGTGCTTTCCACAGGAGATCCGGACAGCGATTACTTGGATGAAACTAATGTAAAAACATATACAATATTAACACTCCCTCAATGTTACTTAGTCGCAGAAATACAAGTCTCTGAAATGTGTGTGACAGGAGATTTCATTTGGAACAGAAGCCCATAGTTATAAAATTTCAgtagggaggagaaaaaggagacagaataaaacaaatttgaGTCATTAATCAAAGGCTGTGTGTATGGTTTATGCTTTTTGGACCTAATGGTAACTAAAAAGTAGGAACGCATTCTCTCTTTTATGTACGTAACTAATAGAGTAAAAGAACTCTTAACTATAGCTCAAGGTGAAAGCTTCCCctaaaagaaaaggcaaccaaaagaaaaccacagaaattcCAATCAATAGTTaaatgcattttacaaaataaaacatttccctcAGAaagttgacagaaaaaaaaatgcatataaatagtTTCTGTTTTTAGAGTTAAAGCTTTTTAATCTCTGGCAACATAACAATAATTGAAAGAACTCTGCGAAATTAGACAAAAGTATTTGGTGGATTTGAATTAATGGGCCAAGCAAGCTTTTTTTCCTTGGCTTCTCTGTCAAATGAATCATAGATTGAGTCTTTGGTTATAGTTTTGGCCGTGGGAGGAATTTCTGAAATGCCAACGTAGTTTTTTTTGGCCATCCTTGAACTGGTTGTGATAGTATAGGCATTGCTTCGGTAACACTTCATTGAGGACATGCAAAAAGTTTCTTTCATTCCTCTCCTAAAATTGGCATTATAAATGGAATAGAGCGTAGGTTTAGAGGCTGAAGAACTAAAAGATATCCATGTGATAGCTGTGAAAACAAGAGAACTTTTCTTAGAGTCCCGTTCGGGGGGGTGCCACAGCTGAGCCACATGAAAAGGTAGCCAGGAGAGCAGGAACAATAGATTTAAAATGAGGAACATCTTGATAGTTTTCACTTTTGTCCTCGGGACAATGTTCATCGTCCTCCGCACTGTCCGACCATCGGTGCCTATTCTCCAGATATACTTCACGACCTTCTGGTAAAATAAGATGATGAGGACAGAAGGAATCACAAAGCTCACCAAGAAATGGATGACAGTGTAGGCAGTTCCTTCccaagaggcagggaggaagtAATTGCAATGACTGTCCCAGTGGGGGCCATAGAAAAAGAACACGGGGGTCACGAAGGCTGCATTGAAGACCCACGACGCGGCAATcattttcttggctttttctCTGGACACCTTGAAGCTCAGGGGATAGACAATGGTGTAGAACCGGTCTATGCAGATGGAGAG
The genomic region above belongs to Prionailurus bengalensis isolate Pbe53 chromosome B4, Fcat_Pben_1.1_paternal_pri, whole genome shotgun sequence and contains:
- the GPR19 gene encoding probable G-protein coupled receptor 19, which gives rise to MVFAHRMDNSKPPLVIPTLLVPLQNHSCTETATPLPSRDLTDLHGEHGWMSNRTDLQYGLRPGEVATASIFFGALWLFSVFGNSLVCLVIHRSRRTQSTTNYFVVSMACADLLVSVASTPFVLLQFATGRWTLGSVMCKLVRYFQYLTPGVQIYVLLSICIDRFYTIVYPLSFKVSREKAKKMIAASWVFNAAFVTPVFFFYGPHWDSHCNYFLPASWEGTAYTVIHFLVSFVIPSVLIILFYQKVVKYIWRIGTDGRTVRRTMNIVPRTKVKTIKMFLILNLLFLLSWLPFHVAQLWHPPERDSKKSSLVFTAITWISFSSSASKPTLYSIYNANFRRGMKETFCMSSMKCYRSNAYTITTSSRMAKKNYVGISEIPPTAKTITKDSIYDSFDREAKEKKLAWPINSNPPNTFV